One window from the genome of Pseudomonas sp. L5B5 encodes:
- a CDS encoding DsbC family protein: MRLTQIIAAASLALLSTFVMADENAEKAIRKSLETLQLEVPVESITASPLSGLYEVKLKGSRVLYASADGQFVVQGYLFQLKDGKPVNLTEKTERLGISKLINGIPVAETVVYPAIGETKTHITVFTDTTCPYCHKLHAEIPALNKAGVEVRYVAFPRQGLGSPGDEQLQAVWCSADKKAAMDKMVDGKEIKAAKCANPVSKQFALGQSIGVNGTPAIVLADGQVIPGYQPAPQIAKLALGAK; the protein is encoded by the coding sequence ATGCGCTTGACCCAGATTATTGCCGCCGCTTCCCTGGCGCTGCTCAGCACGTTCGTCATGGCCGATGAAAATGCCGAGAAAGCTATTCGCAAAAGCCTCGAGACCCTGCAGCTCGAGGTTCCGGTAGAAAGCATCACCGCCAGCCCGCTGTCCGGCCTGTACGAGGTCAAGCTCAAGGGCAGCCGGGTGCTGTATGCCAGCGCCGACGGTCAGTTCGTGGTCCAGGGTTACCTGTTTCAGCTCAAGGACGGCAAGCCGGTCAACCTGACGGAAAAAACCGAGCGCCTGGGGATTTCCAAGTTGATCAATGGCATCCCGGTCGCGGAAACTGTGGTCTATCCGGCCATTGGCGAGACCAAGACCCATATCACCGTCTTCACCGACACCACCTGCCCGTACTGCCACAAGCTGCACGCCGAAATCCCTGCGCTGAACAAGGCAGGCGTCGAAGTGCGTTATGTCGCGTTCCCGCGCCAGGGCCTCGGCTCGCCGGGTGATGAACAGCTTCAGGCGGTCTGGTGTTCTGCGGACAAGAAAGCGGCCATGGACAAGATGGTCGATGGCAAGGAAATCAAGGCCGCCAAGTGCGCCAACCCGGTTTCCAAGCAGTTCGCCCTGGGCCAGTCGATCGGCGTCAACGGCACGCCAGCCATCGTCCTGGCTGACGGCCAAGTGATTCCGGGCTATCAGCCTGCACCGCAGATCGCCAAGCTGGCACTGGGTGCGAAATAA
- the xerD gene encoding site-specific tyrosine recombinase XerD, with protein MPAIDHPLIDRFLDALWLEKGLSDNTRGAYRSDLALFNGWLQEQGVELPRAGRELILDHLAWRVEQAYKPRSTARFLSGVRGFYRYLLREKLIEVDPTLQVDMPQLGRPLPKSLSEADVEALLAAPDLGEPIGQRDRAMLEVLYACGLRVTELISLTLEQVNLRQGVLRVMGKGSKERLVPMGEEAIVWVERYLRDARAELLGGRPSDVLFPSLRGEQMTRQTFWHRIKHQARVAGIGKSLSPHTLRHAFATHLLNHGADLRVVQMLLGHSDLSTTQIYTHVARARLQDLHAKHHPRG; from the coding sequence ATGCCCGCCATCGACCACCCCCTGATCGACCGCTTTCTCGATGCCCTGTGGCTGGAGAAAGGTCTCTCCGACAATACCCGGGGCGCCTATCGCAGCGACCTGGCGCTGTTCAACGGCTGGTTGCAGGAACAAGGGGTGGAGCTGCCGCGGGCTGGCCGTGAGCTGATCCTCGATCACCTCGCCTGGCGCGTGGAGCAAGCCTACAAGCCACGCTCCACCGCGCGCTTTCTTTCCGGCGTGCGGGGGTTCTACCGTTACCTGTTGCGCGAGAAGCTGATCGAGGTCGACCCGACATTGCAGGTGGACATGCCCCAGCTCGGGCGGCCGCTGCCCAAGTCGCTGTCGGAGGCGGACGTCGAGGCGCTGCTGGCCGCGCCGGACCTGGGCGAGCCCATCGGCCAGCGTGACCGCGCCATGCTGGAAGTGCTCTACGCCTGCGGCCTGCGGGTGACCGAACTGATCAGCCTGACCCTGGAACAGGTCAACCTGCGCCAGGGCGTGCTGCGGGTGATGGGCAAGGGCAGCAAGGAGCGCCTGGTGCCCATGGGCGAGGAGGCGATCGTCTGGGTCGAGCGTTACCTGCGTGATGCCCGTGCCGAGCTACTGGGCGGGCGTCCCAGCGACGTGCTGTTTCCCAGCCTGCGGGGCGAGCAGATGACCCGGCAGACCTTCTGGCATCGGATCAAGCACCAGGCCAGGGTCGCCGGGATCGGCAAGAGCCTGTCGCCACACACCTTGCGCCACGCCTTCGCCACTCACTTGCTCAACCACGGCGCCGACCTGCGGGTGGTGCAGATGCTGCTGGGCCACAGCGACCTTTCTACGACCCAGATCTATACCCATGTGGCTCGGGCTCGCCTGCAGGATCTGCATGCCAAGCACCACCCGCGAGGTTGA
- a CDS encoding cation:proton antiporter — translation MSEQQILLAFGGIGAAALGCQWLAWRLKLPAILFLLLSGILAGPVLGWLDPQEMFGPLLMPLVSLAVALILFEGSLTLHLSEWREIGSVVHRLVTLGALSTWAVITLATHWLLGFDWMLALLFGTLTLVTGPTVIVPMLRVVRPKASIANILRWEGIVIDPIGALLAVVVYSFIIASAEGEGLSHSLLTFGGVILCGSLFGIAGGWILGTIMRRQWLPEYLHNLATLAGVLGIFIASNQMMHESGLLAVTLMGMWMANMKGVDVRHILHFKENLSVLLISGLFILLAARLDLNALIALGPLVLILLLVIQLVARPLNVLLSTAGSSLNWRERALLAWIAPRGIVAAAVSAIFAIRLDQAGHEGALLLVPLTFAVIIGTVVLQSATARPLARLLNVAEPAPSGFLIVGANGPARIIAKALQQLGSRVLLTDSSWENIRAARMEGLPTYFGNPASQHADAHLDLVGLGHLLALSPSGELNTLAAMRFRHDFGHQRLYALANSQENRRTDKHRASHEHRGQLLGSEALSYTKLASLLGQGAELYSTHLTDAFGWDDYQALHKERATLLFARDTAGWVHVLTPQSSLKPAPGWTLLALIQPQTP, via the coding sequence ATGAGCGAACAACAGATTCTGCTGGCCTTCGGCGGCATCGGGGCGGCGGCGCTAGGCTGCCAGTGGCTGGCCTGGCGACTGAAATTGCCGGCCATCCTGTTCCTGTTGCTCAGCGGCATTCTCGCCGGCCCGGTGCTGGGCTGGCTCGATCCCCAGGAGATGTTCGGCCCCTTGCTGATGCCCCTGGTTTCGCTGGCGGTGGCATTGATCCTGTTCGAGGGCAGCCTGACCCTGCACCTTTCGGAGTGGCGCGAAATCGGCAGCGTGGTGCACCGCCTCGTGACCCTCGGCGCCCTGTCCACCTGGGCGGTGATCACCCTGGCCACTCACTGGCTGCTGGGCTTCGACTGGATGCTGGCCCTGCTGTTCGGCACCCTGACCCTGGTCACCGGCCCGACGGTGATCGTGCCCATGCTGCGGGTCGTACGGCCCAAGGCCTCGATCGCCAACATCCTGCGCTGGGAGGGCATCGTCATCGACCCCATCGGCGCCCTGCTGGCGGTGGTGGTCTACAGCTTCATCATTGCCAGCGCCGAAGGAGAGGGCCTGAGCCACAGCCTGCTGACCTTCGGCGGAGTCATCCTGTGCGGCAGCCTGTTCGGCATTGCCGGTGGCTGGATACTGGGCACCATCATGCGTCGCCAGTGGCTGCCGGAATACCTGCACAACCTGGCGACCCTGGCGGGGGTGCTGGGCATCTTCATTGCTTCGAACCAGATGATGCACGAATCCGGGCTGCTGGCCGTGACCCTGATGGGCATGTGGATGGCCAACATGAAGGGCGTAGATGTGCGACACATCCTGCACTTCAAGGAAAACCTCAGCGTGCTGCTGATTTCCGGGCTGTTCATCCTCCTGGCGGCGCGCCTGGACCTCAATGCGCTGATCGCCCTGGGCCCGCTGGTGCTGATACTGCTGCTGGTGATCCAGCTCGTCGCCCGACCGCTCAACGTGCTGCTGTCCACGGCAGGCTCGAGCCTGAACTGGCGTGAACGGGCCCTGCTGGCCTGGATCGCCCCACGGGGCATCGTTGCGGCGGCAGTCTCGGCGATCTTCGCCATCCGACTGGACCAGGCCGGCCATGAGGGCGCCTTGCTGCTGGTACCACTGACTTTTGCCGTGATCATCGGCACCGTGGTCCTGCAAAGCGCCACCGCCCGCCCCCTGGCTCGCCTCTTGAACGTGGCCGAACCGGCACCCAGCGGCTTTTTGATCGTGGGTGCCAACGGCCCGGCACGCATCATTGCCAAGGCCCTGCAACAACTGGGCAGCCGGGTCCTGCTGACCGACTCCAGCTGGGAGAACATCCGCGCGGCACGCATGGAAGGCCTGCCTACCTATTTCGGCAACCCGGCTTCGCAGCATGCCGATGCCCACCTGGACCTGGTGGGCCTGGGCCACTTGCTCGCGCTGTCTCCCTCGGGCGAACTGAACACCCTGGCAGCCATGCGCTTTCGCCATGATTTCGGCCACCAGCGCCTGTACGCCCTGGCCAACAGCCAGGAAAACCGGCGCACCGACAAGCACCGCGCAAGCCACGAACACCGAGGACAGCTGCTGGGCAGCGAGGCCCTGAGCTACACCAAGCTCGCCAGCCTGCTGGGCCAAGGCGCGGAGCTGTACAGCACCCACCTGACCGACGCCTTTGGCTGGGACGATTACCAGGCGCTGCACAAGGAACGCGCCACCTTGCTGTTCGCCCGTGACACCGCTGGCTGGGTCCACGTCTTGACACCGCAGAGCAGCCTCAAGCCGGCGCCAGGCTGGACCCTGCTGGCGCTGATCCAGCCGCAAACGCCGTAA
- a CDS encoding acyl-CoA thioesterase, which translates to MSPREQEIQRRTELSVTRVTKAVFPSTTNHHNTLFGGTALAWMDEVSFIAATRFCRLPLVTVSTDRIDFNHPIAAGSIVELVGRVVKVGNTSLKVEVEVFVESMSCDGREKAIHGLFSFVAIDDDKRPVPVLPGFAA; encoded by the coding sequence ATGTCCCCCCGCGAGCAAGAAATCCAGCGCCGCACCGAACTCTCGGTGACCCGCGTGACCAAGGCGGTATTCCCGTCCACCACCAACCACCACAACACGCTATTCGGCGGTACTGCCCTGGCCTGGATGGACGAGGTTTCGTTCATTGCAGCCACCCGCTTCTGCCGGTTGCCGCTGGTGACAGTGTCTACTGACCGTATCGACTTCAATCACCCGATCGCTGCAGGCTCCATCGTCGAATTGGTCGGGCGGGTGGTGAAGGTGGGCAATACCAGCCTCAAGGTCGAGGTCGAAGTGTTCGTCGAGAGCATGAGCTGTGATGGGCGCGAGAAGGCCATCCATGGCCTGTTCAGCTTTGTCGCCATCGACGATGACAAGCGCCCGGTGCCTGTACTGCCGGGCTTCGCTGCGTAG
- the rplS gene encoding 50S ribosomal protein L19, which yields MTNKIILALEAEQMTKEIPAFAPGDTIVVQVKVKEGDRSRLQAFEGVVIAKRNRGVNSAFTVRKISNGVGVERTFQTYSPQIDSMAVKRRGDVRKAKLYYLRDLSGKAARIKEKLA from the coding sequence ATGACCAACAAAATCATCCTTGCACTCGAAGCAGAGCAGATGACCAAAGAAATCCCGGCCTTTGCCCCGGGCGACACCATTGTCGTTCAGGTGAAAGTGAAGGAAGGCGATCGTTCCCGTCTGCAGGCGTTCGAAGGCGTAGTTATCGCCAAGCGTAACCGCGGTGTGAACAGCGCGTTCACCGTACGTAAAATCTCCAACGGCGTTGGCGTAGAGCGTACCTTCCAGACCTACAGCCCGCAGATCGACAGCATGGCTGTCAAGCGTCGCGGTGACGTGCGTAAAGCCAAGCTGTACTACCTGCGCGACCTGTCGGGTAAAGCAGCTCGCATCAAGGAAAAACTGGCCTGA
- the trmD gene encoding tRNA (guanosine(37)-N1)-methyltransferase TrmD, with amino-acid sequence MANLRVEVISLFPEMFSAISEYGITSRAVKQGLLQLTCWNPRDYTTDRHHTVDDRPFGGGPGMVMKIKPLEDALVQARNAAGEGAKVIYLSPQGRQLNQSAVRELANEDALILIAGRYEGIDERFIEAHVDEEWSIGDYVLSGGELPAMVLIDAVTRLLPGALGHVDSAEEDSFTDGLLDCPHYTRPEVYADQRVPDVLLSGNHAHIRRWRLQQSLGRTYERRADLLERRSLSGEEKKLLEEYLRERDDS; translated from the coding sequence GTGGCTAACTTGCGCGTAGAAGTGATCAGTCTGTTTCCCGAGATGTTTTCTGCCATCAGCGAATACGGCATAACCAGCCGCGCGGTGAAACAGGGGCTGTTGCAGCTTACCTGTTGGAATCCGCGAGACTACACCACGGATCGACATCACACTGTGGACGATCGCCCGTTTGGCGGTGGTCCGGGCATGGTGATGAAGATCAAGCCCCTGGAGGATGCGCTGGTTCAGGCCAGAAATGCAGCCGGGGAGGGTGCGAAGGTGATCTACCTGTCGCCCCAGGGCCGTCAACTGAATCAGTCGGCGGTGCGCGAGTTGGCGAATGAGGATGCATTGATCCTGATTGCTGGTCGTTATGAAGGCATCGACGAGCGTTTCATTGAAGCGCATGTCGATGAAGAGTGGTCGATTGGCGACTATGTACTGTCTGGTGGCGAGCTGCCGGCGATGGTCCTGATCGATGCGGTTACACGGCTGCTGCCCGGAGCTTTAGGGCATGTAGACTCCGCGGAGGAAGACTCCTTCACGGACGGTCTGCTGGATTGCCCGCACTACACCCGACCGGAGGTGTATGCGGATCAGCGTGTTCCCGACGTATTGCTAAGTGGCAATCACGCACATATCCGGCGTTGGCGTTTGCAGCAGTCCCTTGGTAGGACCTATGAACGACGCGCTGATCTTCTGGAAAGACGCTCGCTTTCTGGAGAAGAGAAGAAGCTGCTCGAGGAATATCTCCGCGAGCGGGACGATAGTTAA
- the rimM gene encoding ribosome maturation factor RimM (Essential for efficient processing of 16S rRNA) has protein sequence MNATPAPADDLIVVGKIYSVHGVRGEVKVFSFTDPIKNLLQYNVWTLKREGSVKQVELVSGRGNDKFLVAKLKGLDDREEARLLAGYEICVPRKQFPELTDGEYYWYQLQGLKVIDTLGQLLGQIDHLLETGSNDVMVVKPCAGSLDDRERLLPYTEQCVLAVNLVAGEMKVDWDADF, from the coding sequence ATGAACGCGACGCCAGCTCCTGCTGATGATTTGATCGTCGTTGGCAAAATCTACTCTGTTCATGGCGTGCGTGGCGAAGTGAAGGTCTTTTCCTTTACGGATCCGATTAAAAACCTGTTGCAGTACAACGTCTGGACGCTCAAGCGCGAAGGCAGTGTCAAACAGGTTGAGCTGGTCAGTGGACGTGGGAACGACAAGTTCCTGGTCGCAAAGCTCAAGGGTCTTGATGATCGCGAGGAAGCTCGTCTTCTGGCCGGTTACGAGATCTGCGTGCCACGCAAACAGTTCCCTGAACTGACCGACGGCGAGTACTACTGGTACCAGCTGCAAGGTCTCAAGGTCATCGACACTCTCGGGCAGTTGCTCGGGCAGATCGATCACCTGCTGGAGACCGGCTCGAACGATGTAATGGTGGTCAAGCCTTGCGCTGGCAGCCTGGATGATCGCGAACGCTTGTTGCCCTATACCGAGCAATGCGTGTTGGCTGTCAACCTGGTCGCAGGCGAGATGAAGGTGGATTGGGACGCGGATTTCTAA
- the rpsP gene encoding 30S ribosomal protein S16, whose translation MLTIRLALGGSKKRPFYHLTVTDSRNPRDGSHKEQIGFFNPIARGQEVRLSVNQERVAYWLSVGAQPSERVAQLLKESAKAAA comes from the coding sequence ATGCTAACAATCCGTCTTGCCCTTGGCGGCTCCAAAAAGCGCCCGTTTTACCACCTGACCGTGACCGACAGCCGTAACCCACGTGACGGTTCGCACAAAGAACAAATCGGCTTCTTCAACCCGATCGCTCGTGGTCAAGAAGTTCGTCTGTCCGTGAACCAAGAGCGCGTAGCCTACTGGCTGAGCGTGGGTGCACAGCCATCTGAGCGCGTTGCTCAGCTGCTGAAGGAATCGGCCAAGGCCGCAGCCTGA
- the ffh gene encoding signal recognition particle protein → MFENLTERLSQTLRHVTGKAKLTEDNIKDTLREVRMALLEADVALPVVKDFVNSVKERAVGTEVSRSLTPGQAFVKIVQAELESLMGAANEDLNLSAVPPAVVLMAGLQGAGKTTTAGKLARFLKERKKKSVMVVSADVYRPAAIKQLETLANDVGVTFFPSDLSQKPVAIAEAAIKEAKLKFIDVVIVDTAGRLHIDGEMMDEIQALHAAIKPVETLFVVDAMTGQDAANTAKAFGDALPLTGVILTKVDGDARGGAALSVRAITGKPIKFIGMGEKTEALDPFHPERIASRILGMGDVLSLIEQAEQTLDKDKADKLAKKLKKGKGFDLEDFRDQLQQMKNMGGLGGLMDKLPNIGGVNLAQMGNAQGAAEKQFKQMEAIINSMTPAERRDPEMISGSRKRRIALGSGTQVQDIGRLIKQHKQMQKMMKKFSAKGGMAKMMRGMGGMLPGGGMPKI, encoded by the coding sequence ATGTTTGAAAACCTAACCGAACGTCTCTCGCAGACGCTGCGCCATGTCACCGGCAAGGCCAAGCTGACCGAGGACAACATCAAAGACACCCTGCGCGAAGTGCGCATGGCGTTGCTCGAAGCCGACGTTGCCCTGCCGGTGGTCAAGGACTTCGTCAACTCGGTGAAGGAGCGTGCGGTCGGCACCGAAGTGTCGCGCAGCCTGACCCCGGGCCAGGCCTTCGTGAAGATCGTCCAGGCCGAGCTGGAAAGCCTGATGGGTGCGGCCAACGAAGACCTGAACCTCAGCGCGGTCCCGCCGGCGGTGGTCCTGATGGCCGGTCTGCAGGGGGCGGGCAAGACCACCACTGCCGGCAAGCTGGCGCGCTTCCTCAAGGAGCGCAAGAAAAAGAGCGTGATGGTGGTGTCCGCGGACGTCTACCGCCCGGCGGCGATCAAGCAGCTGGAAACCCTGGCCAACGACGTCGGTGTGACCTTCTTCCCGTCGGACCTGAGCCAGAAGCCGGTGGCCATCGCCGAGGCTGCTATAAAGGAAGCCAAACTCAAGTTCATCGACGTGGTGATTGTCGACACCGCCGGTCGTCTGCATATCGACGGCGAGATGATGGACGAGATCCAGGCCCTGCATGCGGCCATCAAGCCGGTGGAAACCCTGTTCGTGGTCGACGCCATGACCGGCCAGGACGCGGCCAATACCGCCAAGGCCTTCGGTGATGCGCTGCCACTGACCGGCGTGATCCTGACCAAGGTCGATGGTGACGCACGTGGTGGTGCCGCGCTGTCGGTGCGTGCCATTACCGGCAAGCCGATCAAGTTCATCGGTATGGGCGAGAAGACCGAGGCCCTGGATCCTTTCCATCCCGAGCGGATCGCCTCGCGCATCCTCGGCATGGGCGACGTGCTCAGCCTGATCGAGCAGGCCGAACAGACCCTCGACAAGGACAAGGCCGACAAACTGGCCAAGAAGCTGAAGAAGGGCAAGGGCTTCGATCTTGAAGACTTCCGCGATCAGTTGCAGCAGATGAAGAACATGGGCGGCCTTGGCGGCCTGATGGACAAGCTGCCGAACATCGGTGGGGTCAACCTCGCCCAGATGGGCAATGCCCAGGGCGCTGCGGAAAAGCAGTTCAAGCAGATGGAAGCCATCATCAATTCCATGACGCCGGCCGAACGCCGTGATCCGGAGATGATCAGCGGCTCGCGCAAGCGCCGGATCGCCCTGGGCTCCGGCACCCAGGTGCAGGACATCGGTCGCTTGATCAAGCAGCACAAGCAGATGCAGAAGATGATGAAGAAGTTTTCCGCCAAGGGCGGAATGGCCAAGATGATGCGCGGCATGGGCGGTATGTTGCCCGGCGGCGGAATGCCGAAAATCTGA
- a CDS encoding inner membrane protein YpjD, translating to MLPLSPSLLPTLAAAVLYAAATLYQGSSLAKGAKANKRLLATLGILALLAHGASLMTHLLTPVGLGLDFFSAASLIAAAVIALTLLACWRIPVENLLVLLFPLGALTTLLAQFAPTGTVPVIDEEPGILAHILLSILAYGMFTIAVFQALLLLVQDHQLKNKHPSGLIKNFPPLQTMESLLFGFLWAGWTLLSLSLISGWLFVENLFAQHLVHKTLLACLAWVVFSVLLWGRNRLGWRGHKAIRWTLAGFCLLMLAYFGSKLVREYILHI from the coding sequence ATGCTCCCCTTGTCACCCAGCTTGCTACCCACCCTCGCCGCCGCCGTTCTTTATGCCGCTGCGACCCTCTACCAAGGTTCCAGCCTGGCCAAAGGCGCCAAGGCGAACAAGCGCCTGCTGGCTACGCTCGGCATCCTGGCGCTGCTGGCCCATGGCGCCAGCCTGATGACCCACCTGCTGACGCCGGTCGGCCTGGGCCTGGACTTCTTCAGCGCCGCCAGCCTTATCGCAGCAGCGGTCATCGCCCTGACCCTGCTGGCCTGCTGGCGTATCCCCGTGGAAAACCTGCTGGTACTGCTGTTTCCACTGGGCGCCCTGACCACGCTCCTGGCACAGTTCGCTCCCACCGGCACTGTGCCGGTGATCGATGAGGAACCAGGGATACTGGCCCACATCCTGCTGTCGATCCTCGCCTACGGCATGTTCACCATCGCCGTGTTCCAGGCCTTGCTGCTGCTGGTCCAGGACCATCAACTGAAGAACAAGCATCCCTCCGGACTGATCAAGAACTTCCCGCCCCTGCAGACCATGGAAAGCCTGCTGTTCGGTTTCCTCTGGGCCGGCTGGACCCTGCTGTCGCTGTCGCTGATCTCGGGCTGGCTGTTCGTCGAGAACCTGTTCGCCCAGCACCTGGTGCACAAGACCCTGCTGGCCTGCCTGGCCTGGGTGGTGTTCAGCGTGCTGCTTTGGGGACGCAACCGCCTGGGCTGGCGCGGACACAAGGCGATCCGCTGGACCCTGGCAGGTTTCTGCCTGCTGATGCTGGCGTACTTCGGCAGCAAGCTGGTCCGCGAATACATCCTGCACATCTGA
- a CDS encoding transporter associated domain-containing protein yields MTDSLPTGPMLAVIALLIVWSGLFTAIDAAQLHLLTLRSSSRSGDKPLARLAFPKESLILCNTLCRVLAVIISTLLALFYWAENGPWLACLASTCGLLVLAEYLPRTLALRYPEGTLNVGNSLLAIPMKIVYPLAWLLNAIGQTLLRPFASKASAVKQSDDDPALLDDEPTPQEQHSLPGIHALDNITVNDILVPRSEVDGINLDEPIELIIAQLRLNRRTRLPVFHSDINQVEAVLNTRQIRHLLPDASLTKDTLLAACHEPYFVPESTPLQLQLLNFHKQQRRLGMVVDEYGEVQGIVTLEDILEEIVGEFESEHSLDNPHIHPQADGRYVVEGAASIRELNKSLGWHLPSDGPKTLNGLVTEALETIPDSAVCLKIGRYRLEILETEENRVSRVLIWHTSSAPNIH; encoded by the coding sequence ATGACCGACTCCCTGCCCACCGGGCCCATGCTCGCGGTAATCGCCCTGCTGATCGTCTGGTCGGGGCTGTTCACTGCCATCGATGCCGCCCAGTTGCACCTGCTGACCCTGCGCAGCAGCTCGCGCTCCGGAGACAAACCCCTGGCACGCCTGGCTTTCCCCAAGGAAAGCCTGATCCTCTGCAACACCCTGTGCCGGGTACTGGCGGTCATCATCAGCACCTTGCTGGCCCTGTTCTACTGGGCAGAGAACGGCCCATGGCTGGCCTGCCTGGCCAGCACCTGCGGCCTGCTGGTCCTGGCCGAGTACCTGCCACGGACCCTGGCCTTACGCTATCCCGAAGGCACCCTGAACGTCGGCAACAGCCTGCTGGCCATTCCCATGAAGATCGTCTACCCCCTGGCCTGGCTGCTCAATGCCATCGGCCAGACACTGCTGCGGCCATTCGCCAGCAAGGCCAGCGCAGTCAAGCAGAGCGATGACGACCCCGCCCTGCTCGACGATGAACCCACCCCGCAGGAACAGCATTCGCTACCCGGCATCCATGCCCTGGACAACATCACCGTCAACGACATCCTGGTCCCGCGCAGCGAAGTCGACGGCATCAACCTGGACGAGCCGATCGAGCTGATCATTGCCCAGTTGCGCCTCAACCGTCGTACGCGCCTGCCGGTCTTCCACAGCGATATCAACCAGGTTGAAGCGGTGCTCAATACCCGCCAGATCCGCCATCTGCTGCCCGACGCCAGCCTGACCAAAGACACGCTGCTGGCGGCCTGCCATGAGCCCTACTTCGTTCCTGAGAGCACCCCGCTGCAATTGCAGTTGCTCAACTTCCACAAGCAACAGCGGCGCCTGGGCATGGTGGTGGACGAATACGGCGAAGTGCAGGGCATCGTCACCCTGGAAGACATCCTGGAAGAAATCGTCGGCGAATTCGAAAGCGAGCACAGCCTCGACAACCCCCACATTCATCCCCAGGCCGACGGTCGCTACGTGGTGGAGGGCGCCGCCTCGATCCGTGAACTGAACAAAAGCCTGGGCTGGCACCTGCCCAGCGACGGCCCCAAGACCCTCAACGGCCTGGTCACCGAAGCCCTGGAAACCATTCCCGACAGCGCCGTGTGCCTGAAGATCGGTCGCTATCGCCTGGAGATCCTCGAAACCGAGGAGAACCGCGTCAGCCGGGTACTGATCTGGCACACCAGCAGCGCCCCGAATATCCACTGA
- a CDS encoding MFS transporter, with protein sequence MTTSTTYSASAPAQPTNSASRVATASFIGTAIEFYDFYVYATAAALVIGPVFFPQSSGTAQMLSAFLTFGIAFLARPLGSALFGHFGDRIGRKSTLVASLLLMGVCTTLIGVLPGYDSIGAWAPILLCLLRFGQGLGLGGEWGGAALLATENAPPGKRAWFGMFPQLGPSIGFLAANGLFLGLAMGLDDQQFRSWGWRIPFLLSAALVLVGLYVRLKLHETPIFANAVARHERVKMPLIELFSQYWLPVLLGAAAMVVCYALFYISTVFSLSYGVSTLGYSRETFLGLLCFAVLFMAAATPLAAWASDRFGRKPVLIVGGVLAILSGFTMEPLLTQGSTAGVALFLCIELFLMGVTFAPMGALLPELFPTHVRYTGASAAYNLGGIVGASAAPFFAQKLVTMGGLSWVGGYVSGAAILSLIAVLCLKETRNNDLNRVA encoded by the coding sequence ATGACGACCAGCACGACCTACAGCGCCTCGGCGCCTGCCCAGCCCACCAACTCCGCCAGCCGGGTGGCCACCGCCAGCTTCATCGGCACCGCCATCGAGTTCTACGACTTCTACGTCTACGCCACCGCTGCGGCACTGGTGATCGGCCCCGTGTTCTTTCCCCAGAGCTCCGGCACTGCCCAGATGCTCTCGGCCTTCCTGACCTTTGGCATCGCGTTCCTCGCCCGCCCCCTGGGTTCGGCGCTGTTTGGCCACTTCGGCGACCGTATCGGCCGCAAATCGACCCTGGTCGCCTCGCTGCTGTTGATGGGCGTCTGTACCACGCTGATCGGCGTGCTGCCAGGTTACGACAGCATCGGCGCGTGGGCGCCGATCCTGCTGTGCCTGCTGCGCTTCGGCCAGGGCCTGGGGCTGGGGGGTGAATGGGGCGGCGCAGCGTTGCTGGCCACCGAGAATGCGCCGCCCGGCAAGCGCGCCTGGTTCGGCATGTTCCCGCAACTGGGCCCCTCCATCGGCTTTCTTGCCGCCAACGGCCTGTTCCTGGGCCTGGCCATGGGCCTGGACGACCAGCAGTTCCGCTCCTGGGGCTGGCGCATTCCCTTCCTGCTCAGCGCAGCGCTGGTGCTGGTCGGGCTCTATGTGCGCCTGAAACTCCACGAAACCCCGATCTTCGCCAACGCGGTGGCTCGCCATGAACGAGTGAAGATGCCGCTGATCGAGCTCTTCAGCCAATACTGGCTGCCAGTGCTGCTGGGAGCGGCCGCCATGGTGGTGTGTTATGCGCTGTTCTACATCTCCACCGTGTTCTCCCTCAGCTATGGGGTGTCGACCCTGGGCTACAGCCGTGAAACCTTCCTCGGCCTTTTGTGCTTTGCCGTCTTGTTCATGGCCGCGGCCACGCCGCTGGCGGCCTGGGCCAGTGACCGCTTCGGGCGCAAGCCGGTGCTGATCGTCGGGGGCGTGCTGGCCATTCTTTCCGGCTTCACCATGGAACCGCTGCTGACCCAGGGCTCCACCGCGGGGGTGGCGCTGTTCCTGTGCATCGAGCTGTTTCTGATGGGCGTGACCTTCGCCCCGATGGGCGCCCTGCTGCCGGAGCTGTTTCCGACCCACGTGCGCTACACCGGTGCTTCGGCGGCCTATAACCTGGGGGGTATCGTCGGAGCCTCGGCGGCCCCGTTCTTCGCCCAGAAACTGGTGACGATGGGCGGCTTGAGCTGGGTGGGGGGATATGTCTCGGGGGCAGCGATCCTGAGCCTGATCGCCGTGTTGTGCCTGAAGGAAACGCGCAATAACGATCTGAACCGGGTCGCCTGA